The Haliaeetus albicilla chromosome 19, bHalAlb1.1, whole genome shotgun sequence genome has a segment encoding these proteins:
- the SLC16A8 gene encoding monocarboxylate transporter 3: MGRNDPEEGRLPAPVKPPDGGWGWIVLLGCFVITGFSYAFPKAVSVYFKELMKDFHVGYSDTAWISSIMLAMLYGTGPVCSIMVNQFGCRPVMLIGGLLASSGMILASFTTNIIELYLTAGVLTGLGMALNFQPSLIMLGTYFDKRRPLANGLAAAGSPVFLSSLSPLGQVLLEKFGWRGGFLIMGGLLLNCCTCGAVMRPLDMGMKRKMEKAQDKYEAKEMLPIGGKSEEGISSADGTKKAKKAKKKPKKGKKLLDFSIFSNRGFIIYTISKFILVLGLFVPPILLVNYAKDTGVPDTEAAFLLSIIGFIDIFARPACGMVAGLKWVRPHVAYLFSFSMLFNGLTDVCSARASNYTGLVIFCVFFGISYGMVGALQFEVLMAIVGSQKFSSAIGLVLLIEAFAVLIGPPSAGRLVDALKNYEVIFYLAGSEVVLSALFLAMATYCCLNRGKKKEPPPEKNPSAGGGSDTEEAESDVQEAEEHSSDNHQPVHSTDNAVVVASEEANHVAEEQSGEGEGCPEGDGEVLARDGCNADQMVERDRF; encoded by the exons ATGGGTAGAAATGACCCAGAGGAAGGACGGCTCCCAGCTCCCGTGAAGCCCCCGGATGGTGGCTGGGGCTGGATCGTGCTCCTCGGCTGCTTTGTGATCACCGGCTTCTCCTATGCCTTCCCAAAAGCTGTCAGTGTCTACTTCAAGGAGCTCATGAAAGATTTCCATGTGGGCTACAGTGACACAGCCTGGATCTCCTCCATCATGCTGGCCATGCTCTACGGGACAG GACCAGTATGCAGCATCATGGTGAACCAGTTTGGCTGCCGGCCCGTGATGCTCATTGGTGGACTGCTAGCTTCTTCTGGGATGATCCTGGCATCTTTTACGACCAATATCATTGAGCTTTATCTGACAGCTGGCGTGCTGACAG GTCTGGGTATGGCGTTGAACTTCCAGCCCTCCCTGATCATGCTGGGCACCTACTTCGACAAGCGTCGGCCTCTTGCCAATGGACTGGCTGCCGCTGGGAGCCctgtcttcctttcctccctctctccactGGGTCAAGtgctgctggagaagtttgGTTGGCGAGGTGGGTTCCTTATCATGGGGGGCCTTCTGCTTAACTGCTGCACTTGTGGAGCCGTCATGAGACCCCTGGATATGGGCATGAAGCGGAAGATGGAGAAAGCTCAGGACAAATATGAAGCCAAGGAGATGCTGCCCATAGGAGGGAAATCAGAAGAGGGAATCAGCTCTGCTGATGGAACCAAGAAAGCCAAGAAAGCCAAGAAGAAGcccaagaaaggaaagaagcttCTGGATTTTAGTATCTTTTCCAACCGAGGGTTTATCATTTACACTATTTCAAAGTTCATCCTGGTCTTGGGTCTCTTCGTGCCCCCCATATTGCTGGTCAACTACGCCAAGGACACGGGTGTACCAGACACAGAGGCCGCGTTCTTGCTCTCCATCATTGGTTTCATAGACATCTTTGCCCGCCCAGCCTGCGGCATGGTGGCAGGTTTGAAGTGGGTTCGCCCTCACGTGGCGTACCTGTTCAGCTTCTCTATGCTCTTCAACGGCTTGACAGACGTCTGCAGTGCCAGGGCTAGCAATTACACAGGGCTGGTCATCTTCTGCGTCTTTTTTGGCATCTCGTATGGCATGGTGGGAGCACTGCAGTTCGAGGTGCTGATGGCCATCGTTGGCTCCCAGAAGTTCTCCAGCGCCATCGGGCTGGTCCTACTTATCGAGGCTTTCGCAGTGCTCATCGGTCCCCCCTCTGCAG GCCGCTTGGTTGATGCTCTCAAGAACTACGAGGTGATCTTCTACCTGGCGGGCTCAGAGGTAGTGCTCTCTGCTCTCTTCCTGGCCATGGCCACCTACTGCTGCCTGAACcgagggaagaagaaggaacCTCCCCCGGAGAAGAATCCCTCCGCGGGCGGTGGGAGCGACACCGAGGAAGCAGAGTCCGACGTACAAGAAGCCGAGGAGCACAGCAGCGATAACCACCAGCCGGTCCACAGCACCGACAACGCTGTGGTGGTGGCCAGTGAGGAGGCCAACCACgtggcagaggagcagagcGGGGAGGGAGAAGGGTGTCCCGAAGGGGATGGGGAGGTGTTGGCACGAGACGGCTGCAACGCTGACCAGATGGTGGAGAGGGACAGGTTTTAG